In a genomic window of Styela clava chromosome 7, kaStyClav1.hap1.2, whole genome shotgun sequence:
- the LOC120328575 gene encoding solute carrier family 7 member 14-like: MPIPNLSDMNPTSWSWVSMKQHARSFGSRLTRTRPIEAMRDDRRKSIAVTKLPRCLTTLDLTSLGVGSCVGTGMYVVSGLVAKELAGPAVVLSFIIAGVASLLSGMCYAEFGVRVPKTSGSAYTYSYVTVGEFTAFFIGWNLILEYLIGTASGASALSSMMDSLSNRTIGKWMVQHLGNLPSIGGHPDPYSFPDIIAFLIVLAMTVIVAAGVRNSVLFNNALNAVNLIIWIFLVVCGLCFMDFSNWADGNFLPFGWNGVLSGAATCFYAYIGFDIIATTGEECQRPHKSIPYAILSSLCVCLTAYVTVSGLLTLVVPYYLINSESPLLEMFHHTSFPQAQYIITIGAVTSLTVSLLGSLFPMPRVIYAMASDGLLFRCLAHVFPYTETPAVATVVAGVIAAILALAISLRDLIEMMSIGTLLAYTLVSLSVLLLRYQHDVTVESGSVHFRHVGGETQSMSEPEEEIRPEDCETMETEEMAIGCDSDATGLVQNNSTKQKKSTYGAIKGNSSQADAERELLEVDKENICSEFWLPVKGAISYRWAIFTDYIAPWTYAVRTFLGLPSSEQIPTAETHKLADRYILLLSAYSVILNIFLVFGSHHISTGAWWAVILLMIMLVIFAFLLLKICQQPQNPKKLAYMTPAVPFLPVTAIWFNTYLMLRLSPLTWVRFVIWCIIGLFMYFGYGVWNSGLETPQGSSQETYEGGLDLEYNGIDNQSVGYQARDQNLHGVTVHQHLAKAEAVIKKQQDGEQLMEDYDGADGE, from the exons ATGCCTATTCCAAATCTTAGCGATATGAATCCGACGTCATGGAGCTGGGTGTCAATGAAGCAACATGCAAGGAGTTTTGGAAGCAGACTAACACG AACGAGGCCGATAGAAGCAATGAGAGATGACAGAAGAAAATCAATTGCAGTAACAAAATTACCGCGATGTTTGACGACTTTGGATTTGACGTCACTCGGTGTTGGAAGTTGTGTTGGTACCGGAATGTACGTTGTATCTGGACTGGTAGCTAAAGAACTTGCTGGTCCAGCAGTTGTACTTTCGTTTATTATTGCTGGCGTGGCATCATTACTGTCAG GCATGTGCTATGCTGAATTTGGCGTGCGTGTACCAAAGACGTCAGGATCAGCATATACGTACAGTTACGTCACCGTAGGAGAATTCACAGCATTTTTCATCGGATGGAATTTGATTTTGGAATATTTGATTGGAACAG cGTCTGGAGCTAGTGCGCTAAGCAGTATGATGGATTCTCTGTCAAATAGAACAATAGGAAAATGGATGGTCCAACATTTGGGAAATCTTCCAAGTATAG gAGGACATCCGGATCCATACTCGTTTCCGGATATCATAGCTTTTCTAATAGTTTTGGCAATGACAGTGATCGTTGCAGCTGGTGTTCGAAACTCGGTCCTATTCAACAACGCATTGAATGCTGTTAATCTTATTATTTGGATATTTCTCGTCGTTTGTGGACTATGTTTCATGGATTTCTCGAACTGGGCAGATGGAAACTTTTTGCCATTTGGATGGAATGGG gTGCTCAGTGGAGCAGCAACGTGCTTTTATGCTTATATTGGCTTCGACATTATCGCAACGACCGGAGAAGAATGTCAAAGACCACACAA GTCGATTCCTTATGCAATTTTGTCGTCCTTGTGTGTGTGCTTGACCGCATACGTCACAGTGAGTGGATTACTAACATTGGTTGTTCCATATTATCTAATCAACTCGGAATCTCCTCTTCTTGAGATGTTCCACCACACAAGCTTTCCTCAA GCACAATACATCATTACTATTGGTGCAGTTACAAGCTTGACAGTCAGTTTGCTTGGATCCTTATTCCCTATGCCTAGAGTCATATATGCCATGGCAAGCGATGGACTTTTATTCAG ATGTTTAGCACATGTTTTCCCTTACACGGAAACTCCAGCAGTTGCGACAGTTGTAGCAGGAGTTATTGCCGCGATTTTAGCTTTGGCCATAAGTTTGAG AGATCTTATCGAAATGATGTCAATTGGCACTCTACTTGCCTACACACTGGTATCCCTATCTGTTCTTCTTTTACGATACCAACATGACGTCACAGTTGAAAGTGGATCGGTTCATTTTCGACATGTTGGAGGAGAAACTCAGTCCATGTCTGAACCAGAAGAAGAAA TCAGGCCAGAAGACTGTGAAACAATGGAAACAGAAGAAATGGCAATAGGATGTGATTCTGATGCAACAGGACTCGTACAAAATAACTCAACCAAGCAaa AAAAAAGTACTTACGGAGCAATAAAGGGTAACAGCAGTCAAGCAGATGCGGAGAGAGAACTTTTGGAGGTCGACAAAGAAAATATTTGCAGTGAATTCTGGTTACCGGTGAAGGGAGCTATATCGTACAGATGGGCAATTTTTACAGACTATATTGCCCCGTGGACCTACGCTGTGCGAACCTTTTTGGGATTACCGTCAAGCGAACAAATTCCTACTGCAGAAACGCATAAGTTGGCGGATAGATATATCCTTCTTTTATCGGCATACTCCGTcattctgaatatttttttagtatttggAT CACATCACATTTCAACTGGAGCTTGGTGGGCGGTAATACTACTTATGATCATGCTGGTTATATTTGCGTTCCTTCTGCTCAAAATTTGTCAACAACCTCAAAATCCTAAGAA ATTGGCATACATGACTCCAGCGGTCCCATTTTTGCCAGTTACCGCTATTTGGTTCAACACTTATCTTATGCTTCGACTTTCACCACTAACATGGGTCAGATTTGTGATTTGGTGCATTATAG GTTTGTTCATGTATTTTGGATATGGAGTATGGAACAGTGGACTTGAAACGCCACAAGGGTCGTCACAAGAAACCTACGAAGGAGGCTTAGACCTTGAATATAATGGAATTGATAATCAG TCGGTCGGATATCAAGCACGAGACCAAAATCTACACGGAGTTACAGTTCATCAACATCTCGCAAAAGCAGAAGCAGtcattaaaaaacaacaagatgGAGAGCAATTAATGGAAGATTACGACGGTGCCGATGGAGAATAA
- the LOC120328062 gene encoding uncharacterized protein LOC120328062: MSRTAHLDLTPSRRSKRLLQNGYYLQPPGDPLPPQEMSSEEEDDNASIHSNNSSVYSERQVHYAESTTPIFTHKRRRRKGLESPRIGNLLVQKKSQSPRIKKKFRREATHAESTSRSTPYLAVSKRDDVATTSTTTTSNHIHAATRETKTMIHSVQRTQRYASSGESDAVVQSSRATQQESISDTAVNNDILNELIRNSIMSRNQSEYNAIGSGDQMSTASYMRRREGMTSTPINNARNVSERGDASSNKINESHISQYSSIESDAEDDGIQRKKYVSPVAIALAKVVSILVLATTWISTCVGHICRTIYMTSLSIACFDVWLLSRRTSPLLANVIRAILILLLLLLLYLIATRVLGEETLLVPVQSVAGLFQILSQKISAVYVLTGNNEGTIYQPQAVIDKAPTTQSESYPRSYPELEETLSKMEIHFADKLVQVKDEVKIIRQEQIDFNKKQMDKFEAALSTLEGKLQREINEQLSQSNTQMAEKLVFIKNEVSTLRMNHSSTGASMKAEIDQLRGLLSDKSQMSAKLSEFNTRLAAFDSRLNMLNNLLVKSVKDFDQHIGNTTYIKEIAKMQFIESFLKLIKTGEGSADDRNSLHFLFIAWLKKQGFAQVVEVERDMKTISSNNNFTMAMLEKKFSLHLERIRQNTKRHSSTITLEKIVERPMQSTDEAGKIGSEAQVREWIQNELAIYSADRIAQADHALETAGGFIVSTRCSESYQRKTALVSLFGIPIYYNVNTPRSVIQASTLPGECWSFKGSEGYIVISLSGAVQPTSFTLEHIPRELSPYGKIDSAPKDFHVLGLKDSYDYTGVVLGKYRYEENGPVIQQFTVTSENADYFTHVELRVTSNWGHPEYTCIYRFRVHGSRQGAEAALPY, translated from the exons ATGTCAAGAACTGCACATCTTGATTTGACACCATCAAGGAGAAGTAAGCGTCTTCTGCAGAATGGATACTACTTGCAGCCACCTGGAGACCCGCTTCCTCCGCAAGAAATGAGCAGTGAAGAAGAAGATGACAATGCATCAATACATTCAAATAATTCATCAGTTTATTCGGAACGGCAAGTTCACTACGCAGAAAGTACAACTCCGATTTTTACCCACAAAAGAAGGAGGCGTAAGGGTTTAGAAAGTCCAAGAATCGGTAATTTGCTTGTGCAGAAGAAATCCCAATCTCCTCgtataaaaaagaaatttcGGAGGGAAGCAACACATGCAGAGAGTACATCACGTAGTACCCCCTATCTTGCAGTATCTAAGCGAGATGATGTTGCAACTACTTCTACTACTACAACGTCTAATCATATTCACGCAGCGACAAGAGAAACAAAAACAATGATCCATTCAGTACAAAGAACTCAAAGATATGCTAGTAGTGGAGAATCAGATGCTGTTGTTCAGTCATCTCGAGCGACACAACAAGAATCTATATCTGATACTGCCGTAAATAACGATATTCTAAATGAATTAATTCGCAATTCTATAATGTCGAGGAATCAATCAGAGTACAATGCGATTGGCAGTGGTGATCAGATGTCAACAGCAAGTTATATGCGAAGAAGAGAAGGAATGACTTCTACTCCGATTAACAATGCTAGG AATGTCAGTGAAAGAGGAGATGCATCgtctaataaaataaatgaaagtcaTATTTCACAATATTCTTCCATTGAATCAGATGCAGAAGATGATG GTATACAGAGAAAGAAATATGTTTCTCCAGTTGCAATCGCTTTGGCAAAAGTTGTCAGTATCTTGGTACTTGCTACAACATGGATTAGTACTTGTGTTGGTCATATCTGCAGAACAATATACATG ACCTCTTTATCAATTGCTTGTTTTGATGTATGGTTACTATCTCGAAGGACCAGTCCTTTATTAGCAAACGTTATCCGtgcaattttaatattgttgCTCCTTCTCTTACTTTACCTCATTGCAACAAGAGTACTGGGTGAGGAGACATTGCTTGTACCCGTGCAGTCTGTTGCTGgattgtttcaaattttgtcaCAGAAGATTAGTGCAG TTTACGTTCTCACTGGAAACAACGAGGGAACTATTTACCAACCACAAGCAGTCATAGACAAAGCACCAACAACACAATCAGAATCATATCCAAGATCTTATCCA GAATTGGAAGAGACACTAAGTAAGATGGAAATTCATTTTGCTGATAAATTAGTCCAAGTCAAAGATGAAGTTAAAATTATTCGTCAAGAACAAATTGATTTCAACAAGAAACAAATGGACAAGTTTGAAGCA GCACTGAGTACATTAGAAGGGAAGTTACAGAGAGAAATAAATGAACAACTAAGTCAATCTAATACTCAAATGGCTGAAAAATTAGTTTTTATAAAG AATGAAGTCTCAACACTACGAATGAATCATTCCAGCACTGGAGCAAGCATGAAAGCTGAAATAGACCAGCTGCGAGGATTATTATCTGACAAGTCACAAATGTCAGCAAAATTGAGCGAATTCAACACCAGACTTGCAGCTTTTGATTCTAGACTCAATATGCTGAATAATTTGCTTGT CAAATCAGTGAAAGACTTTGATCAGCATATTGGAAATACTACTTACATAAAAGAAATTGCTAAAATGCAATTCATTGAAAGTTTCTTGAAGTTGATCAAAACTGGAGAG GGATCTGCTGATGATCGAAACAGTCTGCACTTCTTGTTTATTGCATGGCTGAAGAAACAAGGCTTTGCTCAAGTTGTTGAAGTAGAACGAGATATGAAAACAATATCTTCTAATAATAACTTCACTATGGCAATGTTGGAAAAGAAATTCTCTCTTCATCTAGAG AGAATACGTCAAAATACAAAACGTCATTCTTCTACCATTACTCTTGAGAAGATTGTTGAAAGACCTATGCAATCTACAGATGAAGCTGGAAAAATTGGATCGGAAGCACAAGTTAGGGAATGGATACAAAATGAGCTCGCAATTTACAG TGCTGACCGTATAGCTCAGGCAGACCATGCTCTAGAAACAGCAGGAGGATTTATTGTCAGTACAAGGTGTTCCGAATCATATCAGCGTAAAACTGCACTTGTAAGCCTATTCGGAATTCCGATATATTACAATGTAAATACACCAAGATCTGTTATTCAAGCAAGTACACTACCTGGGGAATGCTGGTCATTCAag GGTTCAGAAGGATATATCGTCATATCATTAAGTGGTGCCGTACAACCGACATCTTTTACTCTTGAACACATCCCAAGAGAATTATCTCCTTATGGTAAAATCGACAGTGCACCGAAAGATTTTCATGTTCTCGGACTGAAAGATTCGTATGATTATACTGGCGTTGTGCTGGGAAAATACAG GTATGAAGAAAATGGGCCGGTCATACAACAATTCACTGTTACATCAGAGAATGCCGATTATTTCACCCATGTTGAATTACGAGTAACAAGCAATTGGGGCCATCCAgaatatacatgtatatatagaTTCAGAGTCCATGGATCTCGTCAGGGTGCTGAGGCAGCTTTaccatattaa